The genomic window CAACTGCTGGAACGCAGTCTAATCTTGAATCTTGAGCAGGTTATAGCGTGTAAACCACGCTATAGTGTATAATTGCCATTTGTTGCCTCGGTAGCTCAGTGGATAGAGCACCACTCTCCTAAAGTGGGTGTCGTCAGTTCGATTCTGATCCGGGGCACTTTTTGCTAATGTTAGGGGATAGTGTTAGATTGTTTCTAACTTAAGCGATGATCCGTTATCGGCGGGGAGTTTTCGGAAGAACGGCGAGGATTCGTAAGATCCTCGCTTATTAGAACCGACGGGGTTGGCCCGTATAGCCAAACACGAGAGGCTGCAAGAGTTGCGTAAGCATCTTGCAGCAAGCGAGGTGGTACCGCGGCAATAACTGTCGTCCTCGCAGGGAAATATTCACCCTGTTGAGCGAGGAGAGCACAGTGAGCGAATCCACTAATCCAGCAACTAGCGCGTGCGCAAATACGTCTGCAAATCACGTATATCCGAAAGCAAATGTAACTGCATCAACGCAAGAAAACGCCGGCGCGCAAGTTGCACCAAATCCTTCCTTCCCAAAGCTTGAAGAATCAGTTCTCCAATACTGGGATGCAAACAACACTTTCCGCAAGTCAATCGAATACCGCCCGTCTGGCAAAGGTAGCCAAAACGAGTTTGTGTTCTTCGATGGCCCTCCATTCGCAAACGGTCTTCCTCACTACGGCCACCTTCTCACAGGCTATGCAAAAGACGTGGTTCCGCGCTATCAGACTATGCGCGGCCGCAAAGTAAACCGCGTTTTTGGTTGGGACACTCACGGACTTCCAGCAGAGTTGGAAGCGCAGAAGGAACTCGGCATCGAGTCGGTTGAGCAAATCGAAAAAATGGGCATCGCGAAGTTCAACGATGCTTGCCGTGCCAGCGTTTTGAAGTACACGAACGAGTGGCAAAACTACGTACATCGTCAGGCTCGCTGGGTTGATTTCGAGCGCGGCTACAAGACACTGAACATTCCATATATGGAATCCGTAATGTGGGCATTTAAGCAGCTTTACGATAAGGGCTTGGCTTACAAGGGTTACCGCGTGCTTCCGTACTGCCCGAAGGACCAAACTCCACTTAGTGCCCACGAGCTTCGCATGGATGCGGATGTGTACCAGAATCGTCAGGACACTACCGTTTCCGTGGCTGTTAAGCTTCGCGACGAAGACGATGCTTACGCAGTATTCTGGACCACTACTCCTTGGACAGTTCCAACAAACTTCGCAATCGTAGTTGGTGCAGATATTGATTACGTGGAAGTTCGCCCAACTGAAGGCAAGTTTGCTGGCAAAAAGTTCTACATTGGTAAGCCTTTGCTTGGTTCCTACACTAAGGAACTTGGCGAAAACTATGAGGTTGTGCGCGAGCTTAAGGGCGCTGAGATGGCTGGCTGGCGCTACTATCCAGTGTTCCCTTACTTTGCAAGCGATTCTGCGCTCGCTGAGGGTGGCACTCCTGGTCCTAACGCTTTTACGATTTTCACAGCAGATTATGTTGACACCGCTGAAGGTACTGGCCTCGTTCACCAGGCTCCTTACGGCGAAGACGATATGAACACGCTTAACGCGCACGAGATTCGCAGCGTTGACGTGCTTGACGCAGGCTGCAAGTTTACAAGCGATTGCCCAGATTACGAAGGCTTGTACGTTTTTGACGCGAACTTGCCAATTTTGCGCAACTTGCGTGCAGGAGACGGTCCGCTTGCTCAAATGCCGGAAGATCAGCGCGCGTTGCTATTCCAAGAAAAAAGCTACGTGCACAGCTATCCTCACTGCTGGCGTTGTGCAACTCCGCTTATTTATAAGCCTGTTTCTAGCTGGTTTGTGTCTGTTACGAAGATTAAGAAGCGCTTGCTTGAGCTTAATCAGGAGATTAATTGGATTCCTGGAAACGTTAAGGACGGCCAGTTTGGTAAGTGGCTTTCTAACGCTCGTGATTGGTCTATTAGCCGTAACCGATTCTGGGGCTCGCCAATTCCAGTGTGGGTGAGTGACGATCCAAAGTATCCTCGCGTAGACGTTTACGGTTCGTTGGATGAGCTTAAGGCTGATTTTGGCGACTATCCTCGCGACGACGACGGCAATGTGAATATGCACCGCCCATATATTGATCGCCTTACTCGTCCAAATCCAGACGATCCTACTGGAAAGTCGCAAATGCACCGTATTACGGATGTTCTCGACTGCTGGTTTGAGTCTGGTTCTATGCCTTTCGCGCAATTCCATTATCCTTTTGAAAATAAAGACTTCTTCGAAGAGCACTTCCCATGCGATTACATCGTTGAATATATTGGTCAGACTCGTGGATGGTTCTACACGCTTCACATTATGGCTACGGCTCTGTTCGACCGTCCAGCTTTTAAGAATGTGATTTGCCACGGCATTGTGCTTGGCTCCGACGGTCAGAAGATGAGTAAGCATTTGCGCAATTATCCGGATGTGAACGGTGTTTTCAACGAGTATGGTTCAGATGCTATGCGTTGGTTCCTTATGTCTTCGCCAATTTTGCGCGGTGGCAATTTGATTGTGACTGCAGACGGCATTAGGGATACGGTTCGTCAAGTTATGCTTCCAGTTTGGAGCTCATATTACTTCTTCACTTTGTATGCGAACGCTGCAAACGGTGGTAAGGGTTACGATGCTCGCAGGCTTCGCGCGGACGAGGTTGCAGGACTTTGCAACATGGATCGTTATTTGCTTGCTCGCACGCGTTTGCTTGTTGAGCGCGTAGAAAAATGCTTGAACGAGTTTGCAATTAGCGATGCTTGCGCGGCAGTAAGCGATTTTATTGACGTGCTTACGAATTGGTATATTCGCGGCAGCCGCGACCGATTCTGGAATGAAGACGAGACTGCTTTCAACACGCTTTACACTGTGTTGGAAGTGTTTATGCGCACGATTGCTCCTCTTGCTCCTATGGAAGCAGAGGCTGTGTGGCGTGGTCTTACTGGCGGCGAATCCGTGCATTTGGCTGATTGGCCTTATTTGGTTGAGCCGCAAATGCTTTCAGATGGCGAGAAGAACCCTAAGGCTGGCGAAGTCACTGAGCTTGGTGCTGTTCTTGCGCACGACGATGCTTTGGTTGCTGCTATGGATAAGGTTCGCGAGGTTGTGTCTTCTACGCTTTCTTTGCGCAAGGCGGAACAGTTGCGTGTGCGCCAGCCGTTGGCAAACTTGACTGTTGTTGCAGAAAATACTGCTGCTGTAGAGCCTTACGAGCAGGTGCTTGAGCGCGAGCTTAACGTGAAGAATGTCACATTCTGCACTTTGCAAGATGCAAGCGAACACGGTTTGAAGATTGTTCACGAGCTTAAGGTTAACGCTCGCGCGGCTGGCCCTCGTTTGGGTAAGCAAGTGCAGTTTGCTATTAAGGCTTCTAAGAGTGGCGATTGGCGTGTTAACGAGTCTGGCGCTCCTGTTGTTATGACTCCAAACGGCGAAGTTGCGCTTGAACAAGGCGAGTATGAGCTTATAAATCGCGTTGAGTCTTCGGATGCTCAAGCGGCTGCGAATACGGCTTCTTCTGCAATGCCAACTGGCGGTTTCGTTATGCTCGACACTGCTTTGACTAGCGATTTGCTTGCTGAAGGTTACGCTCGCGACGCTATTCGCGCTGTTCAGGATGCTCGTAAGGAGAACGGTTTGGATGTTACAGACCGAATCGCTTTGACTTTGAATGTGCCTAGCGTGGACGTTGCTAAAGTTGAGCAGTTCCGTGATTTGATTGCTAACGAAACTCTTGCTACAAGCTTAGAAGTTACTGAGGCTGATTCTAGCGCAACTGAGCTTAGCGTAAGTCTTAAGCGCGCGTAAAAAACACAACTAACAGCTAATTAACTAAACAAAAAACGTGCCGTTGTATGATTCATACGTCGGCACGTTTTGTTTGTCTTCGGATTTCGCATAAGTGTAGGCGAAATCGGGGTCGCGATACGCTCTAAGCGAAAAGTGAAGCAATGCGACACTCTGATTTTCTACACTTCCATACCTTCATATAAATTCGTTATGACAATAATACAAATTTATTCATGTTTGTATTTGTTAGTTTTATAGAAAAATTGCAATACGAAAGTGCAGGTAACGAAATGAGTGGCGATGAAAAGGGGCGGTGTATTTTATTCGCGTAGTAAGCGCGACTTATCAAGTGTTACCGCAATTGTTGGAATTGCAATAATATCACTGTTTGTTTTATTGGCGATTTTTGCCGACCTTTTTACTCTTATTACAGGTAATGATCCATATAGCGAAAATCCCGATGTTTTGTCGGATTCTTCGTTGCCTACAGGCATAGGCGGAATAAGCTCAAAACATTGGTTTGGCGTAACGCCATTGCGCGGAATTGACTTATTTGCAATCATCTCTCACGGCGCAAGAATCTCTCTTGGAATTGGCTTAGCTTCTACTGCAATCTCCGTTGTTTTAGGCGTTGTAATTGGCGTTATTGCTGGTTATTTTGGTGGTTTTGTTGATTTTGCAATTTCTCGCATTATGGACGTGTTCTTTGGGTTTCCGTTCCTAATCTTTGCGATTGCGCTTTCTGCGATTGTGCCTCAAACTTTCCCGCGTCCGCTTCTTTTAACTCTTATAATCGGCTTTTTTGGTTGGCCTAGTATGGCGCGATTGGTTCGCGGCGAAACACTTAGCCTTAAAAATCGCCATTTTGCTGTGGCTTCTAGAGTTATGGGCGCTAGTGCTTTTCATGTTTTGCGCAATCAGATTTTGCCAAACATGCTTCCAATAATCATTGTTAATACAACACTTTCTATACCAGGCCGTATTGCACTTGAAGCGGCACTTTCATTTCTTGGCGTTGGCATGAATCCGCCTTCGCCTTCGTGGGGACGCTCAATATCCGACGCAGTGCAGTGGGCATTGGTAGACCCGTGGTATTTAATATTCCCAGGTTTATCTTTGTCCCTGCTTGCGCTCGGGTTTAATATGCTGGGCGATTGGCTTTCTTCAAAAATGGAGATAGCAGCATGAGCGTTTTTCTTTACATTATTAGGCGCGTTGCAAGCGCTTTGGCTGTTATTGCTGTTATTGCAATGGCAATGTTTTTGATTTTCTTTATGACTCCAACAAATCCTGCTCAGCTTATGTGCGGCAAACCTTGCACGCCTGAGCGTTTAGCACAAGTTTCTGCGTTTATGGGAACTGATTTGCCTTGGTATAGTCAGCTTTTTAACTATTTGCAGGGTATTTTTGTTGGCCGTACTTTTGGCGATTCTGCATCTGCCAGCGCAATTGTTTGCGCGGCTCCTTGCTTAGGATGGTCTTTTGCGCTTAATGAGCCTGTTACTGGTTTGATTTTTAGTCGTTTTCCAGTTACAGCATCAATCGCCATTGGCGCTGCTGTTTTGTGGATGATAATTGGCGTATTTGCAGGCGTTTTGCAAGCTGTTAAGCGTGATTCGTGGATTGACCGCTTAATTGTAGCAATATCTTCGATTGGTATTTCGTCTCCTACCTACTTAATTGGTTTGCTGGCGATTATTGCTTTTGCGGTTTACATTCCCGTTTTTCCTACGGGTGGATATGTTAGCTTCTTTGCTAATCCTTTTGACTGGGCTTGGCATCTGCTACTCGCTTGGATTGTTTTAGCGTTGATAAATGGCGCTTTTTATGCGCGCATTACTCGTTCTACAATGATTAGGGAATTTGGTAAAGATTATGTGCGAACTGCAAGAGCAAAGGGCATGCCCGATTCACATGTTGTAGTAAATCATGCTTTGCGAAATGCGATTTTACCAATATTTACAATGTTTGGTTTAGATCTTGGCGGTCTTCTTGGTGGAGCGGTTATAACTGAGCGTGTGTTCTCTATGCACGGGTTGGGTTCGCTTCTTTTAGACGCTGTTAAGACTTTTGATTTGCAAGTTTTGGTTGGAGTTACGCTGTTTTCGGCCGCTCTTGTAATAATTGCAAATCTTATTGTTGACGTCTGTTATTGTTTGCTTGATCCTAGAGCGGCTAAAGTCGCCCTTTAAAGTGGTGATTAGTGAGCGATTAAAATCGCCAGCAAAATCGCCATTAAGGTTGCAACTAAAGTCGCTACTAAAGTCTTCTTTAAATCACAATAATAAAAATTTTTAATAACTTTATAACTTTATAAAAAATTAAGGAAAAATCATGCAAAATACACAAAATATACAAAATTATTATCAAATCATCAAAAAATTTAATCGCGGTTTTGCTCTAAATACATTAAGAGCAATTGCTGTAATTCTAGTGTTTTCGCTGGTTTATGCATTTTCTGCTTGCGGAACTGCTGTGCAAAGTGGTCAAAACCTACAAAAAAGACTACCAAATGCTTCTGTGCTTAATGGCAATCCAAAAAAGGGCGGAACGCTTACGATTCTAAGCTCTGAATCAAAAATGGATTTTGATCCTGCAAGAAGTCAGGGTTTGCCAATAACTTCTAATAGCCTAGTTTTCCGCGCTTTAACAACGTGGAAAGTAACGCCAAGTGGCAAAACGCGTGTTGTTGCCGATTTAGCAACAGATACGGGAACTGCTTTAGACGGCGGAAAAACTTGGAAGTACACTCTTAAAAAAGGCATTAAATACCAGGATGGAAGCCCAATAACGTCTAAAGATATTAAATATGGTCTTGAGCGTTCTTTTGCAAACTCGCTTACAGGCGGATTCGGTTACCACAAAGCGCTTTTGGAAGGCGCTAAAGACTATGCCGGTCCGTTTAGTGGCAAATCTTTGGATTCGATTGAAACTCCAGACAATCAAACAATCATTTTTAAACTAAATGCTGCTTTTGCTAATTGGCCTTGGGTTGCGTCTTTGGCGGCCTTTGCTCCCGTTCCGTTAAATTCTGGGAATGCGCAGGATTATGGTAAAAGCCCAGTTGCTTCTGGACCGTACAAAATTGTTGAAAACGAAGTTGGCAAGCAAATTGTTATGGTTAGAAACATTAATTGGGATTCCAGCGCGGATTCAATTCGAGCTAATTACCCAGACAAGATAATTTGGAAGTTTGGTGTTGATCCTTCTGTTGCTGCCCAATCTATGATTCAAGGCAATTCTGGCGCAGACAATGCTATTCTTGCAGATTTTGTGCCTCCAGCTCAACGCGCACAAGCTAAAGCAAGCTACAAGTCGAGCAATCTTTTAGTTACAAGCGGTGACGGAGCGTTGGAATATTTGGCCATGAACAATCGCCGTATTAAAGATGTTAAGATCCGAAAGGCGATTCAGTACGCTGTAGATAAGCAGTCGTATCAGCGAGCAAAGGGCGGTGCGGTTGCTGGCGGTTTTGCAACAACGCTTATTACTCCAGGCGTAAGCGAGCGCAAAGTCTATAATCTCTATTCTGCAAATCCGCGTGGGGACGTAGAAAAGGCTAAACAATTATTAAAGGAATCGGGTAAATCTAAACTAAAGTTTAGTCTTATTGCTCGCCCAGATCAGGCGCAAGTGGCATCTTCTATTCAAGCAAGCTTAAAGCGCGTTGGAATTGATGTTTCTATACGAACTGTGGATTCGCAGATTTTTACCGATATGATTACTGGCGATTCTGGCGACTACGATTTAGCTTTGTCTAAATGGCAGCCTGATTTTCCTTCTGCGTATGCAAATATTGGTCCGCTTTTTGACTCTTCGCAAATAGGCGGCGGCAATTGGAATATATCTCGCTACTCGAATCCAAAAGTGGATTCCTTGATTCGTCAAGCTGTTGGCGTTATAGATAAGTCGCGTGCAGATTTGCTTTGGCAGCATGTTGATAAAGAGATTATGCGCGATTCTCCAATCGTTCCGCTTATTTACTCTAAGAACACTTATATTCACGGAAGCAATGTGGAAAACTTCTTTGTTGGGTCTTTCCCGGCTTATCCAAACTATGCGCGAGTTTCGCTTAGAAACTAGAAAAGGATTTAAGAAAATGTTGGAAAATCGCGAAAACCCAGTGCTTAGCGTTAGTAACTTGTCTATTGCGATTGGCAAAAATCAGATTACGCATAACGTATATTTAAACTTATATGCGGGCAAAATTAGTGCGCTGGTTGGCGAATCTGGTTCGGGAAAGTCCTTAACTTCGTTGGCATTAATGGGTCTTCTTCCAGACGATTTTAGTGTTTCTGGCAAAGCGGTTATTAATACAAGCGCTAATGACAGTTTGGATTTACTAAGCAATAATGCTCCGTATTCTTATATTCGTTCGGGGCTTATTTCAATGGTATTCCAAGAGCCATCTACCGCATTTAATCCAGTTATGCGCATTGGCAAGCAAATTGAAGAGTCATTAAAATATCATCCCGAAAAGTTTGGCAAGACGAGCGCTCGCGCTAAAAAATCGCGAGTTCTTGATTCCCTTAGCGAGGTTGGCCTAAAGGATGTAAATCGCGTTTATAGGTCTTATCCGCACGAACTTTCTGGAGGGCAGCTTCAGCGCGCAATGATTGCAATGGCAATTATTAATCAACCTTCTTTGCTTATTGCAGACGAGCCTACAACAGCTTTGGATGTTACAACTCAGCGTAAGATTTTGCAGCTTTTGCGCGATTTAGCTAAAAAGCATAATATTGCGGTTTTGATTATTACGCATAATATGAGCGTTGTTAAGGCTGTTGCAAACACAGTTTATGTTATGAACAGTGGCAGTATTGTTGAAAGTGGGCTAGTTAAAGATGTGTTTTCTAATCCTAAAAACAGCTATACGCGATCTCTTTTAGACTCTATTGTTGATTTTGATATTAGTAATTTAGCTAGCGAATCAACTAGTTCGGAGGCTGGCGATTTTTGCGTAAACATTCAAAATGTTTCTGCTAAATATGATAAGTATTCTAAAATTTTCAACCCTTCTAAATACGCAATAAGTGATTTGAACCTTAATATTTTAAGGGGGAAAACGCATGCGCTGGTTGGCGAATCTGGTGCTGGAAAAACAACGATTGCAAAGCTTATTTCTGGTCAGCTTAAGCCAGAATCTGGCAGCATAAGCATAGAGGGTCTTAATTTATACTCCGATTGCAAAAAACGCGCAAATCGCAAGATTTTAAGCAATATTGGGTTCATTTTCCAAGATTCTGGCTCGGCGCTAAATCCTTTAAAAACTGTAGGTTGGAGCATTGCCGAGCCTCTTATTGTCAATAAAAGTCTTAGCGAAGAAGAGCGCAAAAAGCGCGTGGAGCTTGTTCTTAATCAAGTGCATTTGCCATTAAGCTTAATAAACAGGTTCCCGCACGAGCTTTCTGGCGGTCAAAAACAGCGAGTTGGCATTGCGCGAGCGTTAATAAATCGTCCTTCTTTGATTATTGCAGATGAGCCAACTTCGGCGTTAGATGCAAATCATTGCCTAAAAATCCTAAATCTTTTAAGTAGCTTGCAAAAGCAGTACAACTTTTCGTGCTTGTTTATAACGCATGATTTGGCTTTAGTAAGCCGCATTGCTAGCCAAGTTAGTGTTATAAAAGGCGGAAGGATTGTTGAGCAGGGAAGCGTTAAAGATGTATTGCGTTTACCTAAAAATCCATACACGCGCAGTCTTATTGATGCTGTTTTGCAATGATTATGTTTGTGCTAAAAAGTACCATTGTAAGAGTTTATTAGGAGGTTTTTATGTCTTCGTGCGCTCCAATAGGTGTATTTGACTCTGGGTTAGGTGGTATTTCTGTAGTTCGTGAGCTTCGAGAAGCAATGCCAAATGAGCGCATTATATACTTTGGGGATTCTGCTAATGCTCCATATGGCATAAAAACTCCGCAAGAAGTGCGTGAGCTTAGTTTTAAGATTGTTGAGCATTTTGCAAGTCTTAATGTTAAAGCTATTGTTATTGCTTGCAATACTGCCACTTCTGCTGCTGTTAAAGATTTGCGTGAGCACTATAGTATGCCGATTATTGGCATGGAACCTGCTCTTAAGCTTGCTTGCGATTTAGGTGGCGGCAAGCCTCAGCGCGTGATTGTTGCTGCTACTCCTTTAACGCTTAAAGAGCGCAAGTTTGCGGAACTTATGAATCGTTTTACGCAAGATCACCAAATTTTTTCTAGACCGTGTCCAGATTTGGTAGAAATTGTGGAAAATGGTGATTTAGGCAATAAAAATATTGTTATGAGTGCTTTGCATAAGTATTTTGATTCTTATGATTTAAACAATATTGATTCAGTTGTTTTAGGCTGTACTCATTTTGTGTTTTATAAAAGTTATTTTCGCGAGTTTTTGCCTGATTGCGTGAAGATTGTAGATGGTAATGCTGGCACTATTCATCATCTTAAAAGCGTCTTAGATTCAATGAATCTTCTTGCGGATAAAGATGACGAGGGGAGTGTTTTGCTCACTAACTCCGATTCAAGCGATCGTATTGCTAAGCTATCGCAATCTCTGCTTAATAGTGACTGCTGATTATAACTTTAATTTAAATTGCAGCTTATAAATATGTGATGAAATATGTGATGAATTTAGTTGTATAAGCTTTTGATTCAACTAAATATAGCATGACCGTATTTGCTTAAAATTAATAGCACGATTACGAATATCCATAGTGAGTCTACGATTAAATCGTAGTTAATTCTGTAATACGCGTTTAGAATTTTATTTTTTAATCCAATTCCTTGCGCGCTAACTGTTGCGTGGCTAAGTGACATGAATTGTATAGTAGTGCAAAACATTAGTACTAAGCACCATGGGCAAAGAACTTGTATTACGAACATTGATTGAGAAAACAGCCAATACGCGTACAAGAGTGCGCATAACCCGCCTACCCAACTAAATATCGCTAGCCATTTTGGAAGTTTTACTTTTGCTATTCCAATTACAGCAAGTGTTACAAATACGCTTTCGGCGGCTATTCCAAAGAAGGCGTTAGGGAAGCTTAGTTCGCCAAATCGTATGAATTCTGCTTGCCATGTTTGAGCTACTTTAGAGCATGATATGAGAGTGTTTATATCGCATCCAAGCGCTTTGTGCGGTGTGCGCGCAAGAGCTAAAGTTTCAGAAGATAATATTAGAGATGTTAGAAGGGCTATTGCAGAAGTAACTAGCATAATAGCGTAAACCCAAGTAGCAGAATGTCTCCAGCCTTTTAATGAGTTTGTTTCGTAAAGTGTTTTTTCGTCTACATTGTTTTCCGTTTTAGATAGCTCATTTATATTAGTGAGTTCTGTTTGTGAATTACAGCTATCCATAAGTACTCCTGTAAACGCTAATAATGTAGGGATTAATCGTTTATAAGATAAACGTTACATGCCACAGTTTACGATAATTGTATGACTGTAACTAGCACTAGCGCTGATATTGATTTTTTTGCAAACCCTGATGAGAATAATTCTGGTTGGGATTTGCATTGTCATACCTTTTATTCCGATGGTACAAAGTCGCCAGAAGATTTGGTAAATGAAGCTAAAACTATTGGTCTTAAAGGTGTGGCTATTACAGATCACGATACTACTGCTGGTTGGAGTGATTTTAAAGAAGCTGCTAATATTGCGGATTTTCCAGTTATTTTTGGATCCGAAATCACATCTGTAGAAGGTAATATATCGGTTCATATGCTTGCTTATCGTTATAATCCAAACGACGAGTGCATTATTGAAATGTTTGATTTAACAAGGAAACGTCGTTTAAATCGTACGCGTAAAATGGTGGAGCTTATGTCGCACGATTTTCCGATTACTTGGCAAGATGTTCTTGATCAAGCAGGTAAAGGGAATCTGACTACGATTGGCAGACCACATATTGCAGATGCATTGGTTTCTGCAGGTGTTTTTGAAACAAGATCTCAGGCTTTTGCAGGGCCAGTAGCGCCTCATGGACCTTATTACATTCCTACGCCTTCTCCCAGCGTTGATGAAGTTATTAAAGTTATTAAACATGCTGGGGGAGTGAGCGTTATTGCACATCCTGCGGATTATAGTAGGAATCCTGTTATTCTTTCAGACTCTCAAATTGCTTATTACGCTAGTTTAGGTCTCGATGGTTTAGAAGTGTATCATCGTGGTAATTCTTTAACGCAAAGACAAAGACTATTTGGATTAGCAA from Gardnerella vaginalis ATCC 14018 = JCM 11026 includes these protein-coding regions:
- a CDS encoding PHP domain-containing protein, with the translated sequence MTVTSTSADIDFFANPDENNSGWDLHCHTFYSDGTKSPEDLVNEAKTIGLKGVAITDHDTTAGWSDFKEAANIADFPVIFGSEITSVEGNISVHMLAYRYNPNDECIIEMFDLTRKRRLNRTRKMVELMSHDFPITWQDVLDQAGKGNLTTIGRPHIADALVSAGVFETRSQAFAGPVAPHGPYYIPTPSPSVDEVIKVIKHAGGVSVIAHPADYSRNPVILSDSQIAYYASLGLDGLEVYHRGNSLTQRQRLFGLAKDLDLLVTGGSDWHGSGKPNSLGEETTSDEVVSKILNR